Proteins encoded in a region of the Oncorhynchus clarkii lewisi isolate Uvic-CL-2024 chromosome 18, UVic_Ocla_1.0, whole genome shotgun sequence genome:
- the LOC139372730 gene encoding TLR4 interactor with leucine rich repeats-like, with amino-acid sequence MDTGNFVGVICFLLFSCDGFLSPSPASGFCPERCDCQQAQHILCTNRGLRAVPKVHSSRVPEDVLVFSLGGNFIRNISAFDFTRYGNLIRLNLQYNQIQTIHPKAFEKLSKLEELYLGNNLISTIPPETLQSLAKLTTLYGNNNDIKKITPELFGNLESIVKLRLDGNAIELLHNSVFKSLTNLHYLHLESNQLSHIHRNAFSKLTKLRFLNLAQNKLTAVRNVFTFSQLRSLNTLLLSENEIQHVGNHVFQNLKKLSKLSLSNNNIYHLESESLKGLSSLTEFLIDGNELENLPAGLLDPLERVEELDFSYNQISTVDPSAFEQLKHLSVLKLKDNRLTSLSGNIFALNSALYDLDLHGNNWTCDCRLGELKQWMKSAHSQGKLLTVFLQCHHPATLRGKYLDYINSSQLQPPGNWSHLCETQTRPEESRGGGVLEKELEDRERGQGEVMKEIEGERRGIEADERKDGEEHREIGSREGVEMKEIEKVSRGREGEEEVGIQRDQGGQDERDKSLSSNRKRGKKISASPRSQPSAEASGKREKGRWDSVPGRSVPQTQAPLLNNPTPPTTTWPQTIDHQNSHGNHLSGPITELLTSSPPTPRKEERFDLFRGGHEDVIPAVTDPCVFNRHFITNVTVDQVASSTATVHWTTRDHSRFTPGAGPGLEEVHYRVLFDRFGSSDRFPRYVYARGAARSVMLRELSPDITYMACVEGVVGGSVCQVAPRDHCAGLVTLPEEAHHQETLTSDLQLVTVGTLAGNAVLLLVIGGAWLGRSLRRKLKRRKSAVHVRHMYSTRRPFRSSMTTTAAVSTDFTSFQSSRPPRLGTLEEGGDLIEFPCDRFLDISPTRRDNSDMQRFSD; translated from the coding sequence CAGCCTCGGCGGAAACTTCATCCGTAACATCTCCGCCTTCGACTTCACACGGTATGGAAATCTTATAAGGTTGAACTTACAGTATAATCAAATACAGACCATTCACCCAAAAGCGTTTGAAAAGCTCTCCAAATTGGAGGAGCTGTATTTGGGCAACAATCTGATATCAACAATACCCCCAGAAACTTTACAGTCACTGGCAAAACTGACAACTTTGTATGGCAATAACAATGACATTAAGAAGATTACTCCAGAGCTGTTTGGTAATTTGGAGAGCATTGTGAAGCTGAGGTTGGATGGGAACGCCATAGAACTGTTACACAATTCAGTCTTCAAGAGCTTGACTAATCTACATTATCTCCATCTAGAATCGAACCAGCTGAGTCACATTCACAGAAACGCCTTTTCCAAGCTCACCAAACTGCGCTTTCTCAACCTGGCGCAGAACAAACTGACAGCCGTGCGTAATGTGTTTACGTTCTCCCAGCTCAGGTCACTGAATACGTTGCTGCTCTCTGAAAATGAAATACAACACGTCGGAAACCACGTCTTTCAGAATCTGAAAAAGCTTTCTAAACTATCCCTCAGCAATAACAACATCTACCATTTGGAAAGCGAGTCGTTGAAAGGACTGTCGAGCTTGACAGAATTTCTGATTGACGGGAACGAACTGGAGAATCTTCCCGCAGGACTTCTCGACCCGCTGGAGAGAGTTGAGGAGCTGGACTTTAGTTACAACCAAATTTCCACAGTGGACCCCTCTGCTTTTGAACAACTGAAGCATCTGAGTGTTTTAAAACTCAAAGACAACAGGCTCACGAGCCTCTCCGGTAACATATTCGCCCTCAACAGCGCCCTTTACGATTTGGATCTCCATGGCAACAACTGGACGTGTGACTGCCGCCTGGGCGAGCTGAAGCAGTGGATGAAGTCGGCGCACTCTCAGGGGAAGCTGCTGACCGTTTTCCTGCAGTGTCATCACCCAGCGACACTGAGGGGGAAGTATCTAGATTATATCAACAGCTCCCAGCTGCAGCCCCCAGGGAATTGGAGCCACTTGTGTGAGACCCAGACTAGGcctgaggagagcagaggagggggtGTCTTGGAGAAAGAgctggaggacagggagagagggcagggagaggtgatgaaggagatagaaggggagaggagaggaatagaggcaGATGAAAGGAAGGATGGAGAAGAGCATAGGGAAAttgggagtagagagggagtggagatgaAGGAAATAGAGAAGGTGagcaggggtagagagggagaggaggaggtgggtaTCCAAAGGGACCAGGGAGGGCAAGATGAGCGGGACAAATCCCTGTCATCAAacaggaagagggggaagaaaaTATCCGCCAGCCCAAGGTCGCAACCTTCTGCTGAGGCTTCTGGGAAGCGTGAGAAAGGGAGGTGGGATTCCGTTCCGGGCCGCAGCGTTCCTCAAACACAAGCCCCTCTCCTGAACAACCCCACTCCTCCAACCACAACCTGGCCTCAGACAATTGACCACCAAAATAGCCATGGTAACCATCTCAGTGGGCCAATCACAgagctcctcacctcctctcctcccacccctcGAAAAGAGGAGCGGTTTGACCTGTTCAGAGGCGGTCACGAGGACGTTATACCTGCAGTGACCGACCCCTGTGTGTTCAACCGCCACTTCATCACCAACGTGACAGTCGACCAGGTCGCCTCCAGCACGGCCACGGTCCACTGGACCACACGCGACCACAGCCGCTTTACACCGGGAGCCGGACCGGGACTAGAAGAGGTCCACTACCGAGTGCTGTTTGACCGCTTTGGGTCATCTGACCGTTTTCCTCGGTACGTGTATGCCCGTGGCGCGGCGCGGTCAGTGATGTTACGAGAACTAAGCCCAGACATCACCTACATGGCTTGTGTTGAGGGTGTGGTGGGAGGGTCTGTGTGTCAGGTGGCGCCCAGGGACCACTGCGCCGGATTGGTCACTCTCCCAGAAGAGGCTCATCACCAAGAgacactgacctctgacctccaacTGGTCACCGTGGGAACACTGGCCGGCAACGCCGTCCTTCTTCTGGTGATTGGAGGAGCCTGGCTGGGGCGAAGTTTGAGGCGGAAGCTGAAAAGGAGGAAGTCAGCAGTGCATGTGCGCCACATGTACTCCACGCGGCGACCGTTCCGCAGCTCCATGACAACAACGGCGGCGGTGTCAACAGACTTCACAAGCTTCCAGAGCAGCCGGCCACCACGGCTTGGAACCCTGGAGGAAGGGGGCGACCTTATAGAGTTCCCCTGCGACCGTTTCCTTGACATCAGCCCCACCCGTAGAGACAACAGTGACATGCAGAGGTTCTCAGATTAA